A window of Actinomycetota bacterium contains these coding sequences:
- a CDS encoding DUF3105 domain-containing protein has protein sequence MAKKKKGKGKRKRPPARPPSGHRPAVAAPPSDDAPSPPAESSASAERRNRRQAQQERRRKAERRRRMKLYGIASLVVLVLVGLFAWRSINSRRAMQEFNRLAAAAGCTDLREFRTTQDDRKHLSAGAAYPEYETSPPTHGPHWAAWTPAGFYTEPFPKTVPPQANYSGPQTVVQAVHSLEHGYIVIWYRPDLPEDRAEALDDRFGDEDKVVVAPYPELERGVQLALTAWGRLQTCRVVDEDSLDAAERFVERFRESPKAPERFAG, from the coding sequence ATGGCCAAGAAGAAGAAGGGCAAGGGGAAGCGCAAGCGGCCGCCCGCGCGGCCGCCGTCCGGGCACCGTCCGGCCGTGGCCGCCCCCCCGTCCGACGACGCGCCGTCCCCGCCCGCGGAGAGCTCGGCGTCCGCCGAGAGGCGGAACCGCCGACAGGCGCAGCAGGAGCGCCGCCGCAAGGCGGAGCGCCGGCGCCGGATGAAGCTGTATGGGATCGCGTCGCTGGTCGTGCTCGTGCTCGTCGGCCTCTTCGCGTGGCGCTCGATCAACAGCCGTCGGGCGATGCAGGAGTTCAACCGGCTGGCGGCCGCGGCGGGATGCACGGACCTGCGGGAGTTCCGAACCACGCAGGACGACCGCAAGCACCTCAGCGCGGGGGCCGCCTACCCCGAGTACGAGACCTCGCCGCCGACGCACGGCCCCCACTGGGCCGCCTGGACACCGGCCGGCTTCTACACCGAGCCCTTCCCGAAGACCGTGCCCCCTCAGGCGAACTACTCCGGACCGCAGACCGTCGTGCAAGCCGTCCACTCCCTGGAGCACGGGTACATCGTGATCTGGTACCGACCGGACCTCCCCGAGGACAGGGCCGAGGCGCTGGACGACCGGTTCGGCGACGAGGACAAGGTGGTCGTCGCCCCGTACCCCGAGCTGGAGCGCGGCGTCCAGCTCGCGTTGACGGCATGGGGCCGCCTGCAGACGTGCCGCGTGGTCGACGAGGACTCCCTCGACGCCGCCGAGCGGTTCGTCGAAC